The Fulvia fulva chromosome 1, complete sequence region GGTTACGTTAGTATGTGTGTCTTGCGTGTTGCAAGATCTCTGGTAGCTGCTGTCGGGTGCTGATCGCTGGTGGTGTTGTTGGTTGGTGGTGGTTGTGTTGTTGCGAAAAAAGTAAGTGAGCTTCGTGAAAGAAGAATCATTCCTTATGTGCGTTTTCACACGGAAGGTGCGGGAAGCGCCGTTGGCATGTGAAGATCATGCAGGCTCACAAAGAGATGACAGCTCATACACGACACTATGGAAGCGCAGACTCCGCGATCTAGTGCAGCCTATGGACAAGCATGCCGCATCTCAAATATTGAGGCTTCACCGCACTATCTTCCTCAGCAGTCCATGAGCTCGAGCTGAATACAAACCAAGAAACCACAATCCTCTACACCACCAAAGACACCAGACCCATGCAAGACCTCACCATACCCATTGCCCTCGTTTCTTCTGCCCATACTTGTCATTTTGACCCCACTCTCAGGCCTGAGCAGTATACATAATCCCACGTCCCTCCCCCTTCAACCCCATACACCCCCTATACTCCGTGCTAAAATACTGCGTATCATTTCCTACCACACACTCCCCCGTCGCAAACACTGTCAAAAGTCCATGAATCGGTGGCGCATACACCTCCATAGATGCGAAGCCGGAGGGTACGGGATAGCAGGTTCCATTGACGAGGCTGGTGGGCGTGCTGCTGGTGAGGGTTGAGCAGTGTGCATCTGTTGAGAGCGAGATGCCGAGCGGCTGGGGCGCAGGTGGTGATGAGTATGATGGTGGTGCTTGTGCTGTCGGAGCGGCTAGGGTGAGGGAGGTCAGTGTGGCGAGAAGGATTGTGGTGGTGGTGAGGGAGAACATGTTGTGCTTTCTTGTGTAGGTTTGTGATGTTGCCGGTCTGGTGATAATTAAGTGCGGATGGTAGTTGATAGTCGATTGTGTGAGCGTTTGTGTTTCGATCGTTCAGTGTTTGCTTGAACTGTGGCCACTCACGATGAAATGTATCTAGATGCCCTTATATACTCAAGAACTACCTGCATCGGACAAAGGAGAATAAACTTTCTGCCGAGTAGCTCACCATCGTCACATATAGTTCAGATTCGTGGTACTATTCTCGAGTCACAAGTGTCGTCACACCGGTACACTGTAGCATCGCATGTCCAGCAGAACTTGTTGTTTGTACGACAATCTTGAAAGGATCAAAGGGATCTACTGACGCTACCATGTCTTGGCGCGGTTCGTGGTTGAGCTTGACGGAGGTTGGACCTATAGGAGTGCGGCTGAGGTCAGCCTTGCAGATCACGAATCGCTTTACATGACTGACAATCGCCGTGCTCCTGCAACACGTGAGGTGAAACGTCTTGGTGGTCATGATTTGCTGCCATTGGTTCTACGCTGAGCGTTTCCTCCAGGCTGTTGAGTTTCGGAAGTGCGCGATGCAGCTAATACTCCACTATTCCATGCCTTACGTTCCGTTCATCTTAGCGTGAGTTGTAGGTCCTCGTAGCCTACTTGTGAGTGACACCCTCCACTGGGATGGGTTCCACGCCAGCTACCTCCGCAGCCTTTGGCTGGTGCGGCTTGTTGACCTCATCCTTCATGAATGGGAAAGGAAGCACTTCCTTGATGCTGTAGTTGTCGGTCAAGAACATGCACATACGATCGATGCCCATACCCCAGCCACCGGTAGGTGGAAGACCGAATTCCATCGAGCGAAGGAAGCCCTCATCAATATCTGGCACTTCGTCGTCGCCCTGTGCCTTCTGGCGTGCCTGCTCTTCGAAACGGAGACGCTGGTCGAAGGGATCGTTCAGCTCGGTATATGCGTTGATGATCTCCTTCTTGCAGACGAAAGCTTCGAAACGCTCGCAAAGACCGCTCTGCGATCGGTGGTACTTGGCGAGAGGGCTCATGAGTTGTGGGTGTCCGGTGATGAAAGTTGGGTTGATGCACTTCTCCTCGATGAACTCGCCGACAAGCTTGTCTATCATGCGAGCGTTGGTGAGAGGAGGCGTACATGTGATACCAGTCTTCTTCAGCATGCGCTGTAGGAATTGGTTGCTCTCATCTGTGTGAAGCTGGTCGCCAGGTGGGAACTTCTCGCCACAGGCTTCCTCGAGAGCTGGAATCATCTCAACCGACTTCCATGGCTTGGCCCAGTTGACGTCGTATACCTCGCCAGTCTGGGTGGTGTACTTGGTCTGAAGGCCGCCAGTGACTTCCTTGACCATGCCCTCGACAAGCTCTTGGGTACGGTCCATGACGTCGTAGAGATCGGTGAACGCCTCGTAGTACTCGCAAGTTGTAAACTCGGGATTGTGTGTAAGATCGATACCCTCGTTACGGAACTGTCGGCCAAGCTCGAACACTCTGTGAATGCCACCCACGACCATCTGCTTGAGAGGAAGCTCAGTTGCGATTCGAAGAGCCAGCGTCATGTCCAGATCATTATGGTGTGTGTTGAAAGGCTTGGCCGTAGCACCACCTGCAGACTTGAGGAGGATCGGGGTCTCGATCTCGAGGAAGCCGTTCTTCCAGAAGTACTCTCGGACGTATCGTGTGATGTCTGACCGTGCCTTCATAACCTTGACAGTCCTCTTGTTCATGATCAGGTCCAAGTGTCTGTTGCGGTAGCGCTCCTCTTGGTCCTTGAAGCCGTAGTGCTCTGATGGGATCTGGTGAAGGCATGGTGCGAGTAGGGTCACTTCTTGTGCAAAGATCGATAGCTCGCCTGGGTTGTCCTCTCTCTTTGGGTTCGTCCGGCCTGGGAAACCCTTCACGCCAATGATGTCTCCACGGCGTAGGATATCGTGCTGCTCTGCAAATGGGACGCTCGATGTGCTGTTCTGGTTCTGGGCCATGATCTGAATCTCTGCGCCATCGACTGCGACTTCGTAGAAACGGAGGTTCTCGCCCGCGGCACGGATGTTGTAGATACGGCAGCCAATGCTGATGGTCTTGTCCTCGACCAGTTCGCCCTTCTTGAGATGGCCATACTCCTTTTCGAAATTCCGTAGATCGTAGTTGACAGAGAACTTGTGTGGGTAGGGGTTCGGCGAGTTGTTTTCCTTCATGTGCTTCACGGCCCTGGATCGAAGTTCGAAATATTGCTAGGCAGGATCATAAGTATGAAGACGCAGAGAGTCACTAATCCAGGTACTCACATTAGGGTTGAGTTGCGACTCATCCCCAGCGTCCGCCTTCTTCTTAGCTGCCGGTGGTGCTTGTCGCGTCGCCGCAGCCTCTGCCTTCTTTGCTTCCTAAGAGTGTGTCAGCATAACTCTTCAGACTATGCTTGGTATGCCTTCGCTATTTCCGCGCGTATGTCGCGTACCTTCTCTCGCGCCTTCTGCCTCTTCTTGAACTCGGTCTTGGACACCTTCTCTCCAGTCACTTCGTCCAGAACCAAGTTTGGCTGGGAAGATTCGCCCGTCGCGCCAGTAGTGAGCTCGGAGACCTTGTTGGTAACATCGTGAACTGCATCCTTGACCGCATCGGCGGCCTGTTGTGCTGCCATGTTTGCTATACACGCGAGAAGTCGGTCAATGGCTGTGGCTGGCGACCATAAATCTAAATTCTGTGCCTGCAGTCATAGCTTGGGCGAGAGTCATCGAGGGGATTTGGCGGGGCATGAGATGTTAGTCAAATATTGATTCCATCACATCAAATATATATGAGTCTGAGCTCAGTCACTTCATTCACATGCTGAATCACATGGAGTACTTCTACCAGTGTCTGTAGCACGGCAATTGTATGCAAGCATCTCTGCTGCACTAGCGGACCAGCTATCATTGCTGTCCTCCAGGCCAAGGTTGATGATGCTGCTCACGCAGGTCCTGGCCTCTCTGCCCAAATTGCCCGTAACCGCAGAGCATGATTTTCTTGCCTATGGAAGTTGAGGCATCATCAATACATCCCTCTTGCAGTATCCACTTTGGTATCGCCCTAACGCCTCGCTAAACAGCATTTCGACAAAGCATGGTCCGATCTTCCTGGGATTACCAGCGCTGACCAAAACCACCACCTACAATCCGAAGTGTTAGCCATATCCAAGAAGCACATGGCAGTGTCTTAGACCATAGTATGAGCGATGGAGGAAAGCGTCCCAGGCAGCGCATGTCTCGCACACTCCACTATGGCCTAAGCCACTGCTCAATACCTTGTATCATGTGAGAACTTACCTCTACCTCCTCCAAAGCCGCCACGGCCTCTTCCACCGCCGTAGCCTCCTCCCCGTCCTCCGTAGCCTCCTCCCCCACCCCCACCATAGCCTCGTCCGCCGTATCCGTCGTCATCTCTGTCGTACGACGACTCATCTCTTCTCGGCGGCGGTCGTCCTTTCAGCTCCTTGCTTAACCTCTCGTGCTCCTTCCTCATCTGCGCATATCCCAGATGCATCTTGCCGAAGAAGTGGTCTGCCAAACGTCTGTCGTTGTCCAGTCGACTGAGGTAAGCACCACACACATCACACACCTGCAGCTTCTGGTGTCCTGAAGGTCCAGAGGTATCGCTGAGACTCTTAAGCTCACGCTCCCTCTCCTCCTTCTGCACCTTTTTGAGCTTGAGGTTGTGGAATTCCTGCACAGCCAAGTTGACCGCGCCTTGCTCGCTCAGGATCTCTACTTCAGTGATGCCAGCTTCTATTGTCCTTGACAGATCTTCAATCTGTTTCAGCAGTGTGTTGGTCTGCCGAATCTCATCTGGTGTCTTTTCTAATCTCCTCTGTGCTGTATCGATTCTGCGGTCGCACTCGTTGACGTATTTGCCAATATCACGTTGATAGTCGAACTCGAAACCCCACTCGCGCTTCTTCTCATCTGGTGCTGCCGCGTACTCGTCCTTGAGATTCGGTATGTGACTTTTATCACAGGGTCCCAGGTCCTGTTTGGTGTTTGTGAAGAGATCGTGTGGGCAGCCGCCGCACAGATAGGAACGACAGACTTTCGGGTCGGTGATGGTGAGGACTGGTGCTTTGTGAGCAGTTGGGCCAGCGAGAAGTTGGTCGCCCATGAGCTGCTCGAGCAGCTTGCGCTGTTCGGCCGCCATGGTTACTGTGTCGTTGCTGTCAGGTAGGGTGTTGTTATGTGGAGCTGGTGGTTTGTCGAGGACGAGGCCTACCGGTTAGTCAGTCGCTGAGCTCTGCGCGACCACTACGCGAGGTTGAATGGAGACAAGGCGTTGGCAGATGATGTTTCCTGAGCATCTGAAGATCACCTTGAACTTCACAGAGTCGCGCTCGCGCTAGCCCGGCTTGCGTTCCGAGCTGACTGATCATCCTTGCCCATTGGCCCGTGTGCCCCTGCCGCTCTCGTTCGCAACAACCCTTGTTCCAACACCAGAGCGCTTCGCCTACGCTCGTGTAACCTCGTCGACAAAGTCTCTGTCAGCACAGCCGCCTTGATCATGGAGCGCTTCTTTTGCATAAGTGCGCGGCGCATTCGCATAACTGTGCGGCGCCGCTGCGAACACCTCAGCGGCAAAGATGCGCCTCCTCCAGACTGGTACGAATGAGCTCAAGCTCGTTACCTTTCCCGATGAGCAGAAGCTACCCGAATACGCTATCTTGTCCCATACCTGGATGCAAGATGAGGACGAAGGATTATTTACGGACCTGTCGACATTGCTGCAAAGCCAGGCAGGAAGAAGATCGACTGAACACCGCCGAGTGACCGAGTTGTGTATCATTTGAACATCACGAGTCCTGACCAAGCTCTCGACCCAGATTGTAGCCCACAACATCGCCCACTATGGATCGATGGGCCTGCTGTTTCGTGGCGCAAGCTGGTAGACGCTGGTCTCATAATCACGGTTCAAGCCAGACGTCTGGTGTCCCTGGGTCAG contains the following coding sequences:
- a CDS encoding Lysine--tRNA ligase cla4, which codes for MAAQQAADAVKDAVHDVTNKVSELTTGATGESSQPNLVLDEVTGEKVSKTEFKKRQKAREKEAKKAEAAATRQAPPAAKKKADAGDESQLNPNQYFELRSRAVKHMKENNSPNPYPHKFSVNYDLRNFEKEYGHLKKGELVEDKTISIGCRIYNIRAAGENLRFYEVAVDGAEIQIMAQNQNSTSSVPFAEQHDILRRGDIIGVKGFPGRTNPKREDNPGELSIFAQEVTLLAPCLHQIPSEHYGFKDQEERYRNRHLDLIMNKRTVKVMKARSDITRYVREYFWKNGFLEIETPILLKSAGGATAKPFNTHHNDLDMTLALRIATELPLKQMVVGGIHRVFELGRQFRNEGIDLTHNPEFTTCEYYEAFTDLYDVMDRTQELVEGMVKEVTGGLQTKYTTQTGEVYDVNWAKPWKSVEMIPALEEACGEKFPPGDQLHTDESNQFLQRMLKKTGITCTPPLTNARMIDKLVGEFIEEKCINPTFITGHPQLMSPLAKYHRSQSGLCERFEAFVCKKEIINAYTELNDPFDQRLRFEEQARQKAQGDDEVPDIDEGFLRSMEFGLPPTGGWGMGIDRMCMFLTDNYSIKEVLPFPFMKDEVNKPHQPKAAEVAGVEPIPVEGVTHK
- a CDS encoding U1 snRNP-associated protein, which produces MAAEQRKLLEQLMGDQLLAGPTAHKAPVLTITDPKVCRSYLCGGCPHDLFTNTKQDLGPCDKSHIPNLKDEYAAAPDEKKREWGFEFDYQRDIGKYVNECDRRIDTAQRRLEKTPDEIRQTNTLLKQIEDLSRTIEAGITEVEILSEQGAVNLAVQEFHNLKLKKVQKEERERELKSLSDTSGPSGHQKLQVCDVCGAYLSRLDNDRRLADHFFGKMHLGYAQMRKEHERLSKELKGRPPPRRDESSYDRDDDGYGGRGYGGGGGGGYGGRGGGYGGGRGRGGFGGGRGGGFGQRW